In Chromobacterium rhizoryzae, one genomic interval encodes:
- a CDS encoding MliC family protein — translation MKSAVFAVLALSSAAALAKPLTLPEIPAGQRQIVNYVCADGAKLTVKYYNVKNGQSFAVLPIKGKTMLLSNVLSGSGAKYAAEQYSWWTKGPEGSLRDEIADKALLDDCKESRR, via the coding sequence ATGAAATCCGCCGTATTCGCCGTACTGGCCCTGAGCAGCGCGGCCGCGCTGGCCAAACCGCTGACCTTGCCGGAGATCCCGGCCGGACAGCGCCAGATCGTCAACTACGTCTGCGCCGACGGCGCCAAGCTGACGGTCAAGTATTACAACGTCAAGAACGGCCAGAGCTTCGCCGTATTGCCGATCAAGGGCAAGACCATGCTGCTGAGCAATGTGCTGTCCGGTTCCGGCGCCAAATACGCGGCCGAGCAATACAGCTGGTGGACCAAGGGGCCGGAAGGATCGTTGCGCGACGAAATCGCCGACAAGGCCTTGCTGGACGACTGCAAGGAAAGCCGGCGCTAA
- a CDS encoding EAL domain-containing protein has translation MNHADFRIRAMMSRRLTLPARISRWLLIGVAALLPLAVITPIVYWQESNRLRQQATLQTSQAENMLDLMLDYAEQATVTVAPLTGQPCSRIEQALRKQVTIVPFIRSVTLERDGILYCSSLFGVYHRQISPPDTPRSATELRLMSGNELTPDRPLIIYRKQAGPTAIYIAIDGVHLQFSLDMASDYSPVYMRVGPHWIGPDHAVHLNPSPSFDLLTIERASPRHPYAVISGFNHRDLYRQMANSYELVFLSMAALGLVLAAALRWQLNRPASPTVELQRALDNGEFEPFLQPVVRSDGLGWQGAEALMRWRHPRDGLIRPDLFIPRAEDCGMIVPMTRQMMRQLARTLGRSRLPPQFHLGINITAAHLRDDVLLGDCRQFLAHFPPGGLNLVLELTEREMVEPTPEACARLARLRELGVKIAIDDFGTGHSSLVYLQQLPLDGIKIDKSFTASIGADAPSSHIVDSVAELAHKLKLEIVAEGVETEAQRAYLTRLDVGWLQGYLFARPMPLREFLLRPELDAARAAASDADAAP, from the coding sequence ATGAACCATGCCGACTTCCGCATCCGCGCCATGATGTCCCGCCGCCTCACCCTGCCCGCCCGCATCAGCCGCTGGCTGTTGATCGGCGTCGCCGCGCTCCTGCCGCTGGCCGTGATCACCCCCATCGTTTACTGGCAGGAGAGCAACCGGCTGCGGCAGCAGGCCACCCTGCAGACGAGCCAGGCGGAAAACATGCTGGATCTGATGCTGGACTACGCGGAGCAGGCCACCGTCACCGTCGCCCCGCTGACCGGCCAGCCGTGTTCGCGGATTGAACAGGCGCTGCGCAAACAAGTCACCATCGTGCCCTTCATCCGCAGCGTCACCCTGGAACGCGACGGCATTCTTTATTGCTCCTCGCTGTTCGGCGTCTACCACCGGCAGATTTCGCCGCCGGACACGCCGCGGTCGGCCACCGAGCTGCGCCTGATGTCCGGCAACGAGCTGACGCCGGACCGGCCCTTGATCATCTACCGCAAACAAGCGGGTCCGACGGCCATCTACATCGCCATCGACGGCGTGCATCTGCAGTTCAGCCTGGACATGGCCAGCGACTACAGTCCGGTCTATATGCGCGTAGGTCCGCACTGGATAGGGCCGGACCACGCGGTGCACCTCAACCCCAGCCCGTCCTTCGATCTGCTCACCATAGAACGCGCCTCCCCCCGCCACCCCTATGCCGTGATCAGCGGCTTCAACCACCGCGACCTGTACCGCCAGATGGCCAACAGCTACGAGCTGGTGTTTCTCAGCATGGCGGCCCTGGGCCTGGTGCTGGCCGCCGCGCTGCGCTGGCAGCTGAACCGGCCGGCCTCGCCCACCGTGGAATTGCAGCGCGCGCTGGACAACGGCGAGTTCGAGCCCTTTTTGCAACCAGTGGTGCGCTCGGACGGGCTGGGCTGGCAAGGCGCGGAGGCGCTGATGCGCTGGCGCCATCCGCGCGACGGCCTGATCCGGCCGGACCTGTTCATTCCGCGCGCCGAGGATTGCGGCATGATCGTGCCGATGACGCGGCAGATGATGCGCCAACTGGCGCGGACCCTGGGGCGGAGCCGGCTGCCGCCTCAATTTCACCTGGGCATCAACATCACCGCCGCTCATCTGCGCGACGACGTCTTGCTGGGGGACTGCCGGCAATTTCTCGCCCACTTCCCGCCCGGGGGGCTGAATCTGGTGCTGGAGCTGACGGAAAGAGAGATGGTGGAGCCCACGCCGGAGGCCTGCGCGCGGCTGGCGCGGCTGCGCGAGCTGGGGGTGAAGATCGCGATAGACGATTTCGGCACCGGCCATTCCAGCCTGGTCTATCTGCAACAGCTGCCGCTGGACGGCATCAAGATAGACAAGAGCTTCACCGCCAGCATAGGCGCGGACGCGCCGTCCAGCCACATTGTCGACAGCGTGGCGGAACTGGCGCACAAATTGAAATTGGAAATCGTGGCGGAAGGGGTGGAAACCGAGGCCCAGCGCGCCTACCTGACCCGCCTGGACGTGGGCTGGCTGCAAGGCTATCTGTTTGCGCGGCCGATGCCGCTGCGCGAGTTTCTGCTGCGCCCGGAACTGGACGCCGCGCGGGCGGCGGCGTCCGACGCCGACGCGGCGCCTTAG
- a CDS encoding DUF2165 family protein, with amino-acid sequence MHLPSLRRAQQGLKSLLALSIALFGLLAASGNMLDYDSNWQFVRHVLAMDGMEPWFSGHALKSRAITDPGLQQAAYLAIIAGELLFGLICAWGGGAMLRGALCGREDAYLRGKTLFTLGCVPALLVWYTGFAVIGGEYFAMWASQWNGQMKAYAFIGFILLSLVYLSQPEAAER; translated from the coding sequence ATGCATCTGCCCTCTTTGCGCCGCGCCCAGCAAGGCCTGAAAAGCCTGCTCGCGCTCTCCATCGCCCTGTTCGGCCTGCTGGCGGCCAGCGGCAATATGCTGGACTACGACAGCAATTGGCAGTTCGTCCGCCATGTGCTGGCCATGGACGGAATGGAACCCTGGTTTAGCGGCCACGCGTTGAAAAGCCGGGCCATCACCGATCCCGGCTTGCAGCAGGCCGCCTATCTGGCCATCATCGCCGGCGAGCTGCTGTTCGGCCTGATCTGCGCCTGGGGCGGCGGCGCCATGCTGCGCGGCGCGCTATGCGGACGCGAGGACGCCTATCTGCGCGGCAAGACGCTGTTCACGCTGGGCTGCGTTCCGGCGCTGCTGGTCTGGTACACCGGCTTCGCGGTGATAGGCGGAGAATACTTCGCGATGTGGGCCAGCCAGTGGAACGGCCAGATGAAGGCCTACGCCTTCATCGGCTTCATCCTGCTGAGCCTGGTCTACCTGTCGCAGCCGGAAGCGGCGGAGCGCTAG
- the mgtA gene encoding magnesium-translocating P-type ATPase: MTKHTSSRHKLKGYVATPGAKQEKPVIRAVQEAESSVEETLQRVRGHQDGLTMAEAHQRYAQFGPNEVAHDKAPHPLIQLAQAFKNPFVVVLMVLAAISYFTDVYFASPGDEEWTGIIILLTMVGISGLLRFWQEFRSAKAAEKLKSLVRNTATAQRRPANGSSPIRQEIAMSELVVGDIVHLQAGDMIPADIKLIESRDLFISQAVLTGEALPVEKYDTLGAVAEKSANGQAKGDADLLDLPNVCFMGTNVVSGKASAIVVATGTDTYFGSLARSVVSHKRVETSFDRGVNSVSWLLIRFMLVMVPVVFMINGLTKGDWMSALTFALAVAVGLTPEMLPMIVSANLAKGAVAMARRKVVVKRLNSVQNFGAMDVLCTDKTGTLTQDKIILEHHYNIHGLKDEGVLQLAWLNSFHQSGMKNLMDIAVVEHADELGSRVKPDGYNKVDEMPFDFVRRRLSVIVENQRGRQLMISKGAVEEMLAVSSHVQDGSQIKPLTAEERAALLKRSQDYNAEGYRVLLVATRDIPAEEAKRNYKTNDEAQLVVRGFLTFLDPPKDSAAPAIRALKEYGVAVKVLTGDNPIITAKVCRDVGLSPGVPLIGKDIEAMDDVALCSAVKHTTIFAKLTPLQKSRVVKALQANGHTVGFLGDGINDAPALRDADVGISVDSGADIAKETADIILLEKSLMVLEEGVIKGRETFGNILKYLNMTASSNFGNVFSVLVASAWLPWEPMLAMHLLIQNLVYDVSQMVLPWDKMDPEFLKKPRKWEANNIKRFMLWLGPTSSVFDITTYTLMWTVFGAGAAYYAGLAHGVSDGGASIMHSGWFIEGLVSQTLVVHMLRTRKIPFLQSTASLPVLLSTSVAIAIGCYLPFSPLADSIGFVKLDPSYFWWLLATMMGYMTLTQIVKTLYIKRYGRWF; the protein is encoded by the coding sequence ATGACGAAACACACTAGCAGCCGACACAAGCTGAAAGGCTATGTCGCCACCCCAGGCGCAAAACAGGAAAAACCGGTTATCCGCGCGGTACAGGAAGCCGAAAGCTCCGTGGAAGAAACCTTGCAACGCGTGCGCGGCCACCAGGACGGTCTGACCATGGCTGAGGCGCATCAGCGCTACGCCCAGTTCGGACCCAACGAGGTGGCCCACGACAAGGCTCCGCACCCGCTGATCCAGCTGGCGCAAGCGTTCAAGAACCCCTTTGTCGTGGTGCTGATGGTGCTGGCCGCCATCAGCTATTTCACCGATGTCTATTTCGCCAGCCCCGGCGACGAGGAATGGACCGGCATCATCATTCTGCTGACCATGGTCGGCATCAGCGGCCTGCTGCGTTTCTGGCAGGAATTCCGCTCCGCCAAGGCGGCGGAAAAGCTGAAATCGCTGGTGCGCAACACCGCCACCGCGCAGCGGCGCCCGGCCAACGGCAGCAGCCCGATCCGCCAGGAAATCGCGATGAGCGAGCTGGTGGTGGGCGACATCGTCCATCTGCAGGCCGGCGACATGATTCCGGCCGACATCAAGCTGATCGAATCCCGCGATCTGTTCATCAGCCAGGCGGTGTTGACCGGCGAAGCGCTGCCGGTGGAGAAGTACGACACCCTGGGCGCGGTGGCCGAGAAATCCGCCAACGGCCAGGCCAAGGGCGACGCCGATCTGCTGGACCTGCCCAATGTCTGCTTCATGGGCACCAATGTGGTCAGCGGCAAGGCGTCCGCCATCGTGGTGGCCACCGGCACCGACACCTATTTCGGTTCGCTGGCGCGCAGCGTGGTCAGCCACAAGCGCGTGGAAACCAGCTTTGACCGTGGCGTCAACAGCGTATCCTGGCTGCTGATCCGCTTCATGCTGGTGATGGTGCCGGTGGTGTTCATGATCAACGGCCTGACCAAGGGCGACTGGATGTCCGCCCTCACCTTCGCGCTGGCGGTGGCCGTGGGCCTGACCCCGGAAATGCTGCCGATGATCGTGTCCGCCAACCTGGCCAAGGGCGCGGTGGCGATGGCGCGACGCAAGGTGGTGGTCAAGCGGCTGAACTCGGTGCAGAACTTCGGCGCGATGGACGTGCTGTGCACCGACAAGACCGGCACCCTGACCCAGGACAAGATCATCCTGGAACACCATTACAATATCCATGGGCTCAAAGACGAAGGCGTGCTGCAACTGGCTTGGCTGAACAGCTTCCACCAGAGCGGCATGAAGAACCTGATGGATATTGCCGTGGTGGAGCACGCGGACGAACTGGGCAGCCGGGTCAAGCCGGACGGCTATAACAAGGTGGACGAAATGCCGTTCGATTTCGTGCGCCGCCGCTTGTCCGTGATCGTGGAAAACCAGCGCGGCCGCCAGTTGATGATCTCCAAAGGCGCGGTGGAGGAAATGCTGGCCGTCTCCAGCCATGTTCAGGACGGTTCGCAGATCAAGCCGCTGACCGCCGAGGAGCGCGCCGCCCTGCTCAAACGCAGCCAGGACTACAACGCCGAAGGCTACCGCGTGCTGCTGGTCGCCACCCGCGACATCCCCGCCGAAGAAGCCAAGCGCAACTACAAGACCAATGACGAGGCCCAACTGGTGGTGCGCGGCTTCCTGACCTTCCTGGATCCGCCCAAGGACTCCGCGGCGCCGGCCATCCGCGCGCTGAAGGAATACGGCGTGGCGGTCAAGGTGCTGACCGGCGACAATCCCATCATCACCGCCAAAGTGTGCCGCGACGTCGGCCTCAGCCCCGGCGTGCCCTTGATCGGCAAGGACATCGAGGCGATGGACGACGTGGCGCTGTGCAGCGCGGTCAAGCACACCACCATCTTCGCCAAGCTGACTCCGCTGCAGAAGTCCCGCGTGGTCAAGGCCCTGCAGGCCAACGGCCACACCGTGGGCTTCCTGGGCGACGGCATCAACGACGCGCCGGCGCTGCGCGACGCCGACGTCGGCATCTCGGTGGACAGCGGCGCGGACATCGCCAAGGAAACCGCCGACATCATCCTGCTGGAAAAGAGCCTGATGGTGCTGGAAGAAGGCGTGATCAAGGGCCGGGAAACCTTCGGCAACATCCTCAAGTACCTGAACATGACCGCCAGCTCCAATTTCGGCAATGTGTTCTCGGTGCTGGTGGCCTCGGCCTGGCTGCCTTGGGAGCCGATGCTGGCGATGCACCTCTTGATCCAGAACCTGGTCTACGACGTATCGCAGATGGTATTGCCCTGGGACAAGATGGATCCGGAGTTCCTGAAGAAGCCGCGCAAGTGGGAAGCCAACAACATCAAGCGCTTCATGCTGTGGCTGGGCCCCACCTCCTCGGTGTTCGACATCACCACCTACACGCTGATGTGGACGGTGTTCGGCGCCGGCGCGGCCTACTACGCCGGCCTGGCCCACGGCGTCAGCGACGGCGGCGCCAGCATCATGCACTCCGGCTGGTTCATCGAAGGCCTGGTGTCGCAGACCCTGGTGGTGCACATGCTGCGCACGCGCAAGATCCCCTTCCTGCAAAGCACCGCCTCGCTGCCGGTCCTGCTGTCCACCTCGGTGGCCATCGCCATCGGCTGCTACCTGCCGTTCTCGCCGCTGGCGGACAGCATCGGCTTCGTCAAGCTGGACCCCAGCTACTTCTGGTGGCTGCTGGCGACCATGATGGGCTATATGACGCTGACCCAGATCGTCAAAACCCTTTACATCAAACGCTACGGCCGCTGGTTCTAA
- a CDS encoding glutathione S-transferase family protein, which translates to MITVHHLNNSRSQRVLWLLEELNLHYRIQHYQRDPLTLLAPPELKAAHPLGKSPVISDGELTLAESGAIVDYLVDTYGSGRLKPAAGAPEHSDYLFWLHHAEGSLMPPLVMSLVFSRLDRPPVPWLLRPLARKLAAGVRRAYLQPQLDALLSHADRCLARHGWFAGPVFSAADIQMSFPLEAARARGYLNREHPHALDFLRRVHARPAYRAALEKGGPYAYGDD; encoded by the coding sequence ATGATCACCGTCCACCACTTGAACAATTCCCGCTCGCAACGCGTGCTCTGGCTGCTGGAGGAGCTGAACCTGCACTACCGCATTCAGCACTACCAGCGCGATCCGCTCACCCTGCTCGCCCCGCCGGAACTCAAGGCGGCGCACCCTCTGGGCAAGTCCCCGGTGATCAGCGACGGCGAGCTGACCCTGGCCGAATCCGGCGCCATCGTCGACTACCTGGTGGACACCTACGGCTCAGGCCGGCTCAAGCCCGCCGCCGGCGCACCGGAGCACAGCGACTACCTGTTCTGGCTGCACCACGCCGAAGGCTCGCTGATGCCGCCCTTGGTGATGAGCCTGGTGTTCTCGCGGCTGGACCGGCCGCCGGTCCCTTGGCTGCTGCGGCCGCTGGCGCGCAAACTGGCCGCCGGCGTCCGTCGCGCCTATCTGCAACCGCAGCTGGACGCGCTGCTCAGCCATGCCGACCGCTGCCTGGCCCGCCACGGCTGGTTCGCCGGCCCCGTCTTCAGCGCCGCCGACATCCAGATGAGTTTTCCGCTGGAAGCCGCGCGCGCGCGCGGTTATCTGAATCGGGAACATCCGCATGCGCTGGACTTCCTTCGCCGCGTCCATGCGCGGCCGGCCTATCGGGCCGCGCTGGAAAAAGGCGGGCCTTACGCTTACGGCGACGATTGA
- a CDS encoding Lrp/AsnC family transcriptional regulator — protein MNRLKTPLDDTDLTLLRLLQQDGAMSNPKLAERLSLSVTPCWRRLKRLEEAGYIKDYQANLDRRKLGYDVLAFVRLSFGQHADDAPNRFEDRMRERPEVLSCHKITGDADYLLQVVAPNLDAYSDFIETVLRRTPGLHSIHSSLALREVKAGSRLPI, from the coding sequence ATGAATAGACTCAAAACCCCGCTGGATGATACGGATCTAACTCTGTTGCGCTTGCTGCAGCAGGACGGAGCGATGTCCAACCCCAAGTTGGCCGAACGGCTGTCCCTCAGCGTCACCCCCTGCTGGCGGCGGCTGAAGCGGCTGGAGGAAGCCGGCTACATCAAGGACTACCAGGCCAATCTGGACCGCCGCAAGCTGGGCTATGATGTGCTGGCCTTTGTCCGGCTCAGCTTCGGCCAGCACGCCGACGACGCGCCCAATCGTTTTGAAGACCGGATGCGGGAGCGCCCGGAGGTGCTGTCCTGCCACAAGATCACCGGCGACGCCGACTATCTGCTGCAAGTGGTCGCGCCTAATCTGGACGCGTACAGCGACTTCATCGAAACCGTGCTGCGCCGCACCCCGGGCCTGCACTCCATCCACTCCAGCCTGGCGCTGCGCGAAGTCAAGGCCGGCAGCCGGCTCCCCATCTAG
- a CDS encoding histone deacetylase family protein, whose amino-acid sequence MLTIYSDAHHLHHGCELKDGVLMPCFEQPGRADTILARVRATGLGPVAAPSEYDSERYARVHSQRYVRFLERAWDEWTAAGRSHDALPLIWPVRDLRGDIEPEFIDGKLGFYAMDAGVAITAGTWRAARASADVALTGMDALLAGEKSAFALCRPPGHHAAAEYMGGYCYLNNAAIAAQSCLDGGAARVALLDVDYHHGNGGQSIFYERDDVMFLSLHGDPKSSYPYFSGHRDERGRGAGLGFNHNYPLPHGTGWPAYGEALRHACGQIAAYAPDALVVSLGVDTFKDDPISQFRLESEDFLRLGACIAGLGLPTLFVMEGGYMVDDIGVNAVNVLTGFQAGGVGV is encoded by the coding sequence ATGTTGACGATTTACAGCGACGCGCACCATCTGCACCATGGTTGCGAGTTGAAAGACGGGGTCTTGATGCCCTGTTTCGAGCAGCCGGGGCGCGCCGACACCATCTTGGCGCGAGTGAGGGCGACGGGGCTGGGCCCGGTGGCCGCGCCGAGCGAATACGATAGCGAACGTTACGCCCGCGTGCACAGCCAGCGCTATGTACGTTTTCTGGAACGGGCCTGGGACGAATGGACCGCCGCCGGCCGCAGCCACGACGCCTTGCCGCTGATCTGGCCGGTGCGCGATCTGCGCGGCGACATCGAACCCGAATTCATCGACGGCAAGCTGGGTTTTTACGCGATGGACGCCGGGGTGGCGATTACCGCCGGCACCTGGAGGGCGGCGCGCGCCAGCGCCGACGTGGCCTTGACCGGCATGGACGCCTTGCTGGCGGGAGAGAAAAGCGCCTTCGCGCTGTGCCGGCCGCCCGGCCACCACGCGGCCGCCGAGTATATGGGCGGCTACTGCTATCTGAACAACGCGGCGATCGCGGCGCAGTCCTGCCTGGACGGCGGCGCGGCCAGGGTGGCCTTGCTGGACGTGGACTACCATCACGGCAACGGCGGGCAGAGCATTTTTTACGAGCGCGACGATGTGATGTTTCTGTCCTTGCACGGCGATCCCAAATCCTCCTACCCGTATTTTTCCGGCCATCGCGACGAGCGGGGGCGGGGCGCCGGCCTGGGCTTCAATCACAATTACCCGCTGCCGCACGGCACCGGCTGGCCGGCCTACGGCGAAGCCTTGCGCCACGCTTGCGGGCAAATAGCCGCTTATGCGCCGGACGCGCTGGTGGTGTCGCTGGGCGTGGACACCTTCAAGGATGACCCGATCAGCCAGTTCCGCCTGGAGAGCGAAGACTTCCTGCGTCTGGGCGCATGCATCGCCGGGCTGGGTTTGCCGACGCTGTTCGTGATGGAGGGCGGTTATATGGTGGACGATATCGGCGTCAACGCGGTGAATGTGTTGACGGGCTTCCAGGCGGGCGGCGTAGGCGTTTGA